A region of Rubrobacter calidifluminis DNA encodes the following proteins:
- a CDS encoding MBL fold metallo-hydrolase: MRIKWYGHACFRLEDGVSVVTDPYDPEVAGLEPVDEPADVVVASSLSDPYHSCFGMVPGDPRLVDALGVAKGDGVVEVEGVRIEAFPTMESVEHKAAPEENAMYRIELGGLAVLHLGDVGNPLPEDHLERLRGRVDVLLALAGGPPTMELDDLQYAIEEIGARLVIPMHYRIPNLTIAGNILPVEEFSSRFPEDAIIRAGSPQAEITPQTLPDRLRILILEPACS; encoded by the coding sequence ATGAGGATAAAGTGGTACGGGCACGCCTGCTTCCGGCTGGAGGACGGCGTCTCGGTGGTGACGGATCCTTACGACCCGGAGGTCGCGGGCCTCGAACCCGTGGACGAGCCGGCCGACGTGGTGGTCGCAAGCTCTCTCTCGGACCCCTACCACTCGTGCTTCGGCATGGTGCCGGGGGACCCGCGCCTCGTCGATGCGCTCGGGGTGGCAAAGGGGGACGGTGTCGTGGAGGTGGAGGGCGTCCGTATCGAGGCCTTCCCGACGATGGAGAGCGTGGAGCACAAGGCCGCCCCCGAGGAGAACGCGATGTACCGCATCGAGCTCGGCGGCCTCGCCGTGCTGCACCTCGGTGACGTGGGCAACCCGCTCCCGGAGGACCACCTGGAGCGGCTGCGGGGCCGGGTGGATGTTCTCCTGGCGCTGGCCGGAGGCCCCCCGACGATGGAGCTCGACGACCTCCAGTACGCGATAGAGGAGATCGGAGCACGCCTCGTGATCCCGATGCACTACAGGATACCGAACCTCACCATCGCCGGTAACATCCTGCCGGTGGAGGAGTTCTCATCCCGCTTCCCCGAAGACGCCATCATCAGGGCCGGCTCCCCGCAGGCCGAGATCACCCCACAGACCCTCCCCGATAGACTCCGGATCCTCATCCTCGAGCCAGCCTGCTCCTGA
- a CDS encoding GntR family transcriptional regulator, with the protein MGRGLRGVRLDHNSPVPLYHQAAREIERAIEDGRLPRGSKLESEVELAERLGISRPTMRQAIKQLVDKGLLIRRRGIGTIVAPRPVRRAVALTSLYDDLKKAGREPETRVLSFRRGRCPAEVADELGIGAGDRVFIFDRLRITDSGDPEPIALMHNVVPAGILEISREDLEETGLYEVFRRGGVTPHVATQRIGARKAGEKEAELLEIEAGDPVLTMTRVAYDTEGRPIEYGSHCYPAESYWFEMMLVDM; encoded by the coding sequence GTGGGCAGAGGGCTGCGGGGTGTGAGGCTCGATCACAACAGTCCGGTACCGCTCTACCACCAGGCGGCGAGGGAGATCGAGCGGGCGATCGAAGACGGGCGGCTGCCGCGGGGGAGCAAGCTGGAGAGCGAGGTCGAGCTTGCCGAGCGGCTCGGGATCAGCCGTCCGACGATGCGTCAGGCGATAAAGCAGCTGGTGGACAAGGGGCTTCTCATAAGGCGGCGGGGCATCGGGACGATAGTCGCGCCGCGGCCGGTGCGGCGGGCGGTGGCGCTCACCAGCCTCTACGACGACCTGAAGAAGGCCGGGAGGGAGCCCGAGACGCGGGTTTTGAGCTTCAGGAGGGGGCGGTGTCCGGCGGAGGTTGCGGACGAGCTCGGGATCGGGGCGGGGGATCGGGTCTTCATCTTCGACCGGCTGCGCATAACCGACTCGGGAGATCCGGAGCCGATCGCGCTGATGCACAACGTGGTGCCGGCGGGGATCCTGGAGATAAGCCGCGAGGATCTGGAGGAGACCGGGCTCTACGAGGTGTTCCGGAGGGGTGGGGTGACGCCGCACGTGGCCACCCAGCGCATCGGGGCGAGGAAGGCCGGGGAGAAGGAGGCCGAGCTTCTGGAGATAGAGGCCGGGGATCCGGTACTGACGATGACCCGCGTGGCGTACGACACGGAGGGGCGGCCCATAGAGTACGGCTCGCACTGCTACCCGGCCGAATCCTACTGGTTCGAGATGATGCTCGTGGACATGTGA
- a CDS encoding EamA family transporter, translating to MSPFRWQVGSFARRASGALPPQAFVLGSVFSVQLGAAVAKRLFGVLGPEGTVLLRVGFAAVVLLALWRPRIKGRSRSEMLTAILFGLALALMNLSFYSSIARMPLGVAVTLEFSGPLAVAVIGSRRLVDLLWAALAAAGILLLAPLGVFGHPGLDVTGVGLALLAGFFWACYIFLNARTGRIFPGGSGLAIAMCVGAVVLLPVGIAYGGAALLEPHALFMGFAVAMLSSAIPYSLEIEALRRLPPRVFGVLMSLEPAVAALVGFMVLGESLEARSAAAVLLVTVAAAGSSFRPGPAGERNDREER from the coding sequence ATGTCTCCTTTCAGGTGGCAGGTAGGGTCGTTCGCGCGCCGGGCTTCCGGCGCTTTGCCGCCCCAGGCGTTCGTGCTCGGGTCGGTGTTCTCCGTGCAGCTCGGCGCGGCGGTGGCAAAGAGGCTCTTCGGCGTGCTCGGCCCGGAGGGGACGGTGCTGCTGCGCGTCGGGTTCGCGGCCGTGGTGCTGCTCGCTCTGTGGCGGCCCAGGATCAAAGGCCGCTCCCGCTCCGAGATGCTCACGGCCATCCTCTTCGGGCTCGCGCTGGCGTTGATGAACCTCTCGTTCTACTCGTCGATAGCCAGGATGCCGCTCGGCGTGGCGGTCACGCTGGAGTTCAGCGGCCCCCTCGCCGTGGCGGTCATCGGGTCGAGAAGGCTGGTCGACCTCCTGTGGGCGGCGCTCGCGGCGGCCGGCATCCTGCTCCTCGCCCCGCTCGGGGTCTTCGGTCACCCGGGCCTCGACGTGACCGGGGTGGGCCTGGCGCTCCTCGCGGGTTTCTTCTGGGCCTGCTACATCTTCCTGAACGCCCGCACAGGCAGGATCTTCCCCGGCGGCAGCGGGCTCGCGATCGCGATGTGCGTCGGGGCGGTGGTGCTGCTTCCGGTCGGAATCGCATACGGCGGCGCAGCGCTCCTCGAACCGCACGCCCTCTTTATGGGCTTCGCGGTCGCCATGCTCTCCTCCGCGATACCCTACTCGCTGGAGATAGAGGCCCTGAGGCGGCTCCCGCCTCGCGTCTTCGGCGTCCTCATGAGCCTGGAGCCCGCCGTCGCCGCGCTCGTGGGTTTTATGGTCCTGGGTGAGAGCCTGGAAGCGAGGTCCGCCGCGGCCGTCCTGCTGGTGACGGTGGCCGCCGCCGGCTCTTCTTTTCGTCCAGGGCCCGCGGGTGAACGAAACGACAGGGAGGAGAGATGA